GAGGATGGGAGCTGCCACCGTGGCTGCTGGTCCTTCCAGAGGTAAGACCATGAAAGCATTGAGTCCACTAACCTTTAACCTAGAGGTGTGTTTATCAGCTGATAACACAATTCAAAAATTCTTTGGTTCTGAAGTGCAATCtatcattatatattattggTAATAAATGATTATGTGAACATCTCTGCTTATTTTTATGTGTTGTCCAATGTTCATCACCACATTTTGTCCCATCAGGTGTCCTAAAGCCATCTGTAGCAGCAACTACAGCCAAGGGAGCCAATGTAAAACAACCTGTTGCAGCCACTGGCACAAAAGCAGGTGAGAAATTAGTTCCGTTAAATAAAAggcagtgttttttatttgccttCCTAACAAATTACAAATGTTGCAATTCTGTGAAAAGGGCAAAATAGTTTATCTGTAAGGGACTGAAATAAGAACTGGGGAAGATGAGGTCTGATAATAAATGTCGATGATGCTCTCGTTTACAGTTGGAGGCGCCGGCAATAAACGGCATGCATGGGACCTGAAGGGCAAGGTCAGCGACATGGAGGGTAAGCTCCTTAACTACCAGACCAAGGTCAAATCTGTCAACCAGGAGAATGAGGCTCTGAAAGGCTCCATGACCCAGAGTCGGACCAGAGTGGATTTAATGGAGAAAGAGCttgaaaagcaaagaaatcagATCAGGTAGCAGGACCGAttcatttagaaaatgttttactGCCATTACATTGTAGTGTCACTCATTTGTCTCTTTGTAATCCATTAGTGACTacgaagaggagctgcaggcccTGTCAGGGGTCCGGGAGCAGTTGGAGCAAGTGTCCAGTGATAAGAGCACTCTCAAAAAGGAGCTGTCCAACTTGGAGGGCAGATACAAGGTCATGGAGACGCTCAGAGACAGTCAAGAGACAGAGCTACAAACTCTTAAGGTATAACGTCAGCTGCTGGTCAACAGAGAATACTGGTGATCTTCATTGTGCAgtataatcacacacacacacatgccagaCTTGACCTGCTGGACTCTATTACCCTATAACCCTATAACTATCCTAAAACCCAACCAAgattttcagattttgtaaaaAAGATGTTTCAGTTGTTCCTCCTTTTTCACTCCAGATGAAGCTCTCAGTGCAGGAAACGACTCTGACCCGTGTGCAGGCAACCCTCAGAGACACTGAGGAAGAAGTCCGCTGTCTCAAAGAGACCATGGTCCAGCAAAGAGACGACCTTCACGCTGGTGAAATGGAGCGCAGGCGGCTCCACAATGCCATTCAGGAGCTCAAGGTAAGTTATCGTGATCGTCACAACTCTCTCAAAGGGCTTTCAGCTGATCTGTCTTACTGACGGGCCTACCAAAGTTCTGCCTTCACTGCTGATAGTCAAGTCGTGACTGATGGAGAAACAATCAGGAAAAGAATGTGTGTGACTGCGTCAAGTCTCCAacgttttcaaactaaaactgggCTAGAAAAATGTCCAAACTTCTCAGTATTCGGTGCTAGAAAACTCTAGATTAGACAGCAGTGATTAGTTTATAAAACCCAAATGTGGTAGTTGGGATGAAGCCTCAGACTAATCTGTCCATCATCTTTCTCACGCAGGGCAACATCAGGGTTTTTTGCAGAGTGCgtccactggttggtggaggcctCAGCAAGCAGATCCAGCTCCCAGCCAGTGACAACAAGATGATAACGCTGGCCaaaacagaggaggtgagaatcCTACCAGCATTCCACTTCTCTCAcaggaatgtttgtgttcacagaaactgttttctttaccctcttCCCTCTTTTCAGTCTCATACAGGCaaaactgcagacacacagaagaGTTATAACTTCAACTTTGACCGTGTGTTTAGCCCTGACTCCTCACAACAAGAGGTAAGCAATATTCATCTGTCACAGCTTACAGTACTATCTATGAAGCAATCTTTGAGTTATCATGAATAACTCaaaagtatttttgttttttattcacataTTTTGTTCAGGAAATTGCACAATGACCATTTCACCTTATTTCCAGGTCTTTGAGGAGATCTCTCTGCTGGTGCAGTCGGCATTGGACGGCTACAACGTCTGCTGCTTTGCCTATggccagacaggaagtggaaagacATACACCATGGAGGGAGACGAGTTTGACCAGACCCGAGGCGTCATTCCACGAGCTGTGCAGCAAATTTTCAAAGCAGCAGAGAGGCTAGGAGCACAAGGCTGGGAGGTTAGTGTGGTCTGTGATTCATGTGAGAGCatacagggagagagggaattCAAGCTCATATACAGGTCATCATCTGGAGCCCGAGTCTGCACATTAGATATTGTGAAGTGGAGCCTAGAGCATTAAATACAATCCTCACTATTGACTTATATCTCTTATATCTCTGAGCGTGTTTAACTGTGGAGGAGATTTAATAACACACAGGAAtcgtttctgtgtttttcctcagtTCAACTTCACAGCAAGCTTTGTTGAGATCTACAACGAGACCCTGAAAGACCTCCTCTACACCGGCAAAGCCAGCAAGCGGCCTGAACACGAAATCCGGAAATCGACCAACAATGAGGTGACCATCACCAACCTCACCTATGAAAAGGTCTCCAACGAGGATCAGGTACGGCGGGACGGTTATATCTCAGCTGCTTAAACGACACAATGATCAACAACATAACCTGTAtctttataaaagaaaaaagtatctCTCAAAGATGACAATAAACTATGCAGATTTTCAAAGCTTGTCcattttgaaattgtgaaagaAGTACACAAGGATGTTTGAGTATCCACACACTGTTTTCAAGAGTAAGGAAATTTGCTGATTTCCGTCTAGGTCCTCGGCCTGATTGCGCTGGCCAATCAGAACCGCTCCACAGCCCAGACGGCCCAGAACGACCGCTCCTCTCGCTCCCACTCAGTCTTCCAGCTGGATATCGAGGGAGTGAATTTGGGCAGGGATGTCAAATGCAAGTGTGAGTATAACCCCAGTGATTAAACCAGCATCAGGACAGTGGCCTCACTTGTATGTTTTgaaaatcaaaaatgttcatTGGCCATTCGCTGGAACTCAACATAAGTGTTGTTCCTCTGAAGCTTCTTATTCTGTTCCCCAAAAAAGCTCTTTAATAATCAAGCTTTTCCTTCATAACTTTCATAAcacctttgtttgtgtgtgtatagccACTCTGTGCCTGGTGGACTTGGCTGGCAGTGAGCGAATGGTGAAGAGTCAGTCTCAGGGCGAGCGCTTCAAAGAGATGACGGCCATCAACGGTTCTCTGTCCAACCTCGGCCTCGTCATCACCGCGCTGGCCAACAAGGTCTGTAAGCAGGAGCTTGGATAAAACCTGACAATGCTGGGATTCATTTACATCAACatctaaatcatttttatttattttgtttgacataaacttatttttcttctcatccAGGAGAGCTATGTTCCGTATAGAAACTCCAAGCTCACATACCTCCTGCAGTGCTGCTTAGGAGGAAACAGCAAGACGTGAGTTCCTTAGTGTATCTTCACATCTCCAACAGTCTGCCACATATAAGGCTGCATTACGTTGTGTCACATTATTCTTATAAGTTTATTCATAATACTATTTCTGTTGTGCTCATCCCAGCCTGATGTTCGTGAACATCGccccagagacagacagcttcGGGGAAACGCTCAACTCCTTGAGGTTTGCCAGCAAGGTCCGTggcatctttgtttttttgttgtttttaaatatgtgctttttgacttgtttttgtgtaatcttcctcaaaaacatacaaaccaaccaagaAGCTCACAACTTAATACctgacaaaaatgtaaaagcagAGCTGATGATATTGTCAATGCTATGCTACTGTTCTTAACAGTGTACTGGATGTTTACaccttgttttgtgtttgctgttttttcaGGTGAACGACTGCGTTATCGGGACTGCGAGTGCCAACAGGAAGTAGAGTGAAGctctggggggaaaaaaatcgtaCTTTGTCCTATTTTTACCGTTATTGTAGCAGCATGAAATCCTGTCTTTTATTTACAGATTGAGCTGTTTGGTTCGCACAGTGGTGCCAATCAGTCGGAACCAAAACCTTAAAAATCCTTTTAACTATTCTCAGGGCCTTGATTAGTGATAACTAATGGGCTTCTAAAAGTTCTTACACCTTTTTATGTAAATCCAGTGGATGTGTACATATGCATATTTCTACAAATTGTTTTAATCTCCATATATACGACTCTTTTATATACAGTGAGTTTTTTTCTGATTAATCAGTCAATGCTTTAATCTCCACTTCAAAAAATTGCTTAAGTAAACTGACCAATATTCTTTTGTGACACTTGTGGTGATGAGTAGTCACcttgtattttatattattatttgtccATCTGTACTCTCTGAGCCAGTGTGCTGAAATAATAAAGACCTTCAGTAGATGGCCTACTTGCATTTCATTTGCCTTATTCTGCCAAAGTGATAACGTTTTCATTGCTGTGTTTGTTGGCAGGTTTTTCAAAAACTGCACTGACCTGATTCCCATGAATGTTTGTGGACAGGTTGAGccaaataaagaataaattacAGTTTGGAGTCGATCCGGGAATTTAATGTCTGCTTCTTTGAGATGGTGCTTTAGTCCAACTTTAAATTGGTCAGACTTTTAATAGAATTCAGGaagaattaaattattttattttttattaaggTAGGaaataacaaatgtatttttaattagtTGTAACCCTGAGTATCTCCTCatttaagaaatataaaatgtctgtttgatttgtttgaatttttcataagatagtgtttttttattaaccccttatttactttttttttaatacaatttaGGAGAACATAAAACGGGGGGAAATTAAGTTTTGTAAGAAATAATGAGTTTCCcaccattttttatttaaaccctCAATGTCTAATGTTTTGACTAATTTcaggattattaaattaaaatttcataattatatttaattttcatcAAATTCACACGTTGCTAAATATAATTCAGGTTGACTTTAAGCAGTGTAAATGATTATAGTTCTATTTATTGCATGTCAAATGATCCTTTATTTCCTGTCGGCTAAAGTCTGGCTCGCCTGTCTGGAGCTGGTTAAAGGCGCAGTGTCTGTCTGCCGCTGCAGTtccacaggagaagaagaagaagagttatTCTTTAAAGATGGTCGTTAGACTTCAGGTCGCGGAGGAACCAGCGGGACTCGCTGCCCGCGGCTCGGACTCACGCTTCACCCTGAGCCGCTGCTCGGTCCACTGAGGCGGTcagttcgtgtgtgtgtgtgtgtgtgtgtgtgtgtgtgtctgtgtgtgtgtagccctgTGAGGagctagctaacaggctaacgtcACATCTGTAACGGTGTGATCAGAGTTTGAGGCTAAACAACTGTTTGTCTGCTGCACCTTCATCATCCTCCCTaacaccatcatcttcatcatcactaataccttcatcatcctccctaacaccatcatcttcatcatcactaataccttcatcatcctccctaacaccatcatcttcatcatcactaaTACTATTACCTGtaacatcatcttcatcatcactcaCATCATCCCTaacaccatcatcttcatcatcactgacATCATCACCACTAACAACACCTTCATCATCACTAACACCTCCACTAACATCATCATCTGTATCATTACCTGTaacaccatcttcatcatcatcatcacctccaCTAACACCACCTTCATCATCACTGACACCATCCAtaacatcatcttcatcatcacttaCATCTCCACTAACATCATCTGTATTATTACCTGTAACACCATCCCTATCaccatcgtcttcatcatcacttACACCTCCTCCATCCACAGCTCTGATTTGCTGTTGTAGATTCTCTCACGCActgacaacagcaacacaagacaAGTGTGTGACCCTGAtgatctgacctctgaccctgctgACCTTAAACACAGTGTGTCACACTGACAGCTTCACAGTGTATTCGGCTTTTCTCTGTAACATTATCATCATTCAATCAGATGTTATTTGTTTAGACCATCTTCACAAATCACTATTTCTCTCACAGGGCAGAACAAGGCTGATTGGCCACTGTTCTCtctgcgtcccccccccccccctgcatctGCCTATTATATATCTGATCCCAGTATTCAGCATCGAGTCAGTCGTGGTGAGAATTACAGTCTGTTAGGGAACGTATCGTTCGGAGGCTGCATTCGAAGCCCGATTGGGCGACTAGACTGTTCCATCTCCTTCAAATGCATCCGTCCATTCCTGAGCAATGAAAGATGCAACTTCTTTCACTGGaagtcctccagctccagagggAGACCGTCTTCAGGAGCTATGTAGACCACGTCCTCTGAAAGAAGCGATCCCTGAGTTAGGACACAGCTCAAATGTAAAGATGGCCATGACGGCACatctccaaaagtgaagccaaagcgtctcatCACCCCCTAGTGGCCTGCTGCAGTATAGGTAAAAAATACCACCTCCTCTGTGTTCGCAGATGGGAGATGGACCAAAATAAGATGTCAAATTTCCAATCAGAAAGGATTCTGTTGTTTTAGGTTTGCGCAGACAGTTTCTAAGTCGTGGGAGGACGAAGGAGACGcgtttatttacagtctatggtctggaCACAATTCCTGCAGAAATGCATCTCAACAAAACTGCAAGTCATGAATGTGGTTCTACCCCCCAGATGCAGTCCCTGCCCGTGGAggtgggcagcagcagcagttcagcTCACAGCGACACCTCTGGCTCCATGGTGCAGGTGAGCTTCCCCAGCGCTCAGGCCTCGGTGCTGGACAGCCTGAACCGGCAGAGAGAGGACGGCCGGCTGTGTGACCTGTCCATCCACGTCCAGGGACAAGTGTTCAAGGCCCACCGCTGCGTCCTGGCCGCGTCCTCACCGTACTTCCATGACCAGGTGGGAGTGGTGGGATCTGAGGATTTAACACATTTCTGACATCACTGTTTTTGTTATTATCCGCccctgtctgactgtctgtctgtttgtttatcagcaggattataTAAAAACTGATTTGCGCAAAATTTTGCAGAAGGATCTGACATAGATTAACaaagaacccattaaaattTTGGGTAAACCAGGAATTTGATATCACTTCCCTTAACATTGTGGTGCAGGTTGATTGAGTTGAGACCTTGGTGTTGGTATTCACTGAGAGCCATTCTAGTTACTTTAGATATTGAAAAGGTGAAATTGGATATTTTAACAAGAAAGCATTATTCATCTGCCAAAGATAACTTCAGGCCCCAGTTATCTGTGTGAGGACCTGGTGTCAGGTAGTGAGATCGTGTCCTCATCCCTCCCCAGGTTCTACTGAAGGACATGTCCACGGTCTCCATCCCGGCCGTGATGGACCCGCTGGCGTTTGAGAGCGTGCTGAGCTGCGCCTACACCGGTCAGCTCCGGATGCTGCGTGAAGACATCGTCAACTACCTCACGGTGGGAAGCGTCCTGCAGATGTGGCACATCGTGGACAAGTGCACCGAGCTGCTGAAGGAGGACCGAGCTGCGGCCGGGGGGGGgaacagtggaggaggaggaggcgtgcAGGTCAAACCCGGGCTGGGAGGAGGTGCGGGTTCAGCTAACCCCGGCTgtagcagcagcaacagtgacAGTGTTGCAGCTGGTGGTAATGGAGCCCGTGGTGGTGATGGGGGTCAAGCTCAGGTGGGGGGCTCCAGCGAGCCCCCCCGTGCCTCCCAGCCCCCCAGCCACACTGCCGTGAGTGAGAGCCAGTCGCCGAGCAGCACCAACTACTTCAGCCCCCGAGACGGGAGCAGCTTTGGGGGAAgcggtgcagctgcagctggagcttCAGTGG
This is a stretch of genomic DNA from Limanda limanda chromosome 19, fLimLim1.1, whole genome shotgun sequence. It encodes these proteins:
- the kifc1 gene encoding kinesin-like protein KIFC1; translation: MSRLPVMSSKRVLASSSSENGPDCAPAQKRTRKDPEPFKPQAAATIIGVKRPAAAARAPLLKPVRRMGAATVAAGPSRGVLKPSVAATTAKGANVKQPVAATGTKAVGGAGNKRHAWDLKGKVSDMEGKLLNYQTKVKSVNQENEALKGSMTQSRTRVDLMEKELEKQRNQISDYEEELQALSGVREQLEQVSSDKSTLKKELSNLEGRYKVMETLRDSQETELQTLKMKLSVQETTLTRVQATLRDTEEEVRCLKETMVQQRDDLHAGEMERRRLHNAIQELKGNIRVFCRVRPLVGGGLSKQIQLPASDNKMITLAKTEESHTGKTADTQKSYNFNFDRVFSPDSSQQEVFEEISLLVQSALDGYNVCCFAYGQTGSGKTYTMEGDEFDQTRGVIPRAVQQIFKAAERLGAQGWEFNFTASFVEIYNETLKDLLYTGKASKRPEHEIRKSTNNEVTITNLTYEKVSNEDQVLGLIALANQNRSTAQTAQNDRSSRSHSVFQLDIEGVNLGRDVKCKSTLCLVDLAGSERMVKSQSQGERFKEMTAINGSLSNLGLVITALANKESYVPYRNSKLTYLLQCCLGGNSKTLMFVNIAPETDSFGETLNSLRFASKVNDCVIGTASANRK